A window of the Vigna angularis cultivar LongXiaoDou No.4 chromosome 3, ASM1680809v1, whole genome shotgun sequence genome harbors these coding sequences:
- the LOC108324259 gene encoding uncharacterized protein LOC108324259 isoform X1, with protein MESEGQKGTVNPSAMLASLLSRRAKLHEELRNIEKQVYDMETSYLQDPGQCGNVLKGFEGFLSSSKNTALLKRSRKFQPEDRLFSLSSVTSPAAEELAAGRDDGRSDYGPGRSKGGGIYANGQGKPKKGRGGSRDAKRARASSEQDFDYEDDPDLTL; from the exons ATGGAATCCGAAG GACAAAAGGGTACGGTGAACCCGTCCGCAATGTTAGCTTCTCTTCTTAGTAGGAGAGCCAAGCTTCACGAGGAGCTTCGCAACATTGAGAAGCag GTCTATGATATGGAGACAAGTTATTTACAGGACCCTGGACAGTGTGGAAATGTATTAAAAGGATTTGAAGGTTTCTTATCGTCATCGAAGAACACTGCACT CTTGAAAAGGTCTAGAAAGTTTCAGCCTGAAGATAGACTCTTTTCATTATCTTCAGTGACATCACCAGCG GCAGAAGAGCTTGCAGCTGGGCGAGATG ATGGTAGATCAGATTATGGTCCTGGTCGTTCAAAAGGTGGAGGAATTTATGCTAATGGACA GGGAAAACCAAAGAAGGGTAGAGGTGGGTCGAGAGATGCAAAAAGAGCAAGGGCTTCTAGTGAACAAGATTTTGATTATGAAGATGATCCTGACCTGACCTTGTGA
- the LOC108324259 gene encoding uncharacterized protein LOC108324259 isoform X2: MLASLLSRRAKLHEELRNIEKQVYDMETSYLQDPGQCGNVLKGFEGFLSSSKNTALLKRSRKFQPEDRLFSLSSVTSPAAEELAAGRDDGRSDYGPGRSKGGGIYANGQGKPKKGRGGSRDAKRARASSEQDFDYEDDPDLTL; encoded by the exons ATGTTAGCTTCTCTTCTTAGTAGGAGAGCCAAGCTTCACGAGGAGCTTCGCAACATTGAGAAGCag GTCTATGATATGGAGACAAGTTATTTACAGGACCCTGGACAGTGTGGAAATGTATTAAAAGGATTTGAAGGTTTCTTATCGTCATCGAAGAACACTGCACT CTTGAAAAGGTCTAGAAAGTTTCAGCCTGAAGATAGACTCTTTTCATTATCTTCAGTGACATCACCAGCG GCAGAAGAGCTTGCAGCTGGGCGAGATG ATGGTAGATCAGATTATGGTCCTGGTCGTTCAAAAGGTGGAGGAATTTATGCTAATGGACA GGGAAAACCAAAGAAGGGTAGAGGTGGGTCGAGAGATGCAAAAAGAGCAAGGGCTTCTAGTGAACAAGATTTTGATTATGAAGATGATCCTGACCTGACCTTGTGA
- the LOC108324259 gene encoding uncharacterized protein LOC108324259 isoform X3 encodes MESEGQKGTVNPSAMLASLLSRRAKLHEELRNIEKQVYDMETSYLQDPGQCGNVLKGFEGFLSSSKNTALQKSLQLGEMMVDQIMVLVVQKVEEFMLMDRENQRRVEVGREMQKEQGLLVNKILIMKMILT; translated from the exons ATGGAATCCGAAG GACAAAAGGGTACGGTGAACCCGTCCGCAATGTTAGCTTCTCTTCTTAGTAGGAGAGCCAAGCTTCACGAGGAGCTTCGCAACATTGAGAAGCag GTCTATGATATGGAGACAAGTTATTTACAGGACCCTGGACAGTGTGGAAATGTATTAAAAGGATTTGAAGGTTTCTTATCGTCATCGAAGAACACTGCACT GCAGAAGAGCTTGCAGCTGGGCGAGATG ATGGTAGATCAGATTATGGTCCTGGTCGTTCAAAAGGTGGAGGAATTTATGCTAATGGACA GGGAAAACCAAAGAAGGGTAGAGGTGGGTCGAGAGATGCAAAAAGAGCAAGGGCTTCTAGTGAACAAGATTTTGATTATGAAGATGATCCTGACCTGA
- the LOC108326067 gene encoding protein root UVB sensitive 2, chloroplastic isoform X2, producing the protein MDFMEKLKIWKKKADKECESPPVLWFETSVSVCRRFQFEPHGQLSVTTIGDSRPLYHKIVDSFLNKFFPSGYPYSVNEGYLRYTQFRALQHTASAALSVLSTQSLLFAAGLRPTPAQATAVSWILKDGMQHLGNLICSNLGARMDSEPKRWRILADVLYDIGTGLEVLSPLCPQLFLEMAGLGNFAKGMAVVASRATRLPIYSSFAKEGNLSDLFARGEAISTLFNVVGIGVGIQLASTVCASMQGKLVVGPLLSFIHIYSVTEEMRATPVNTLNPQRTALIVADFLKAGNVSSPADLRYREDLLFPRKLIEDAGNVRVGRALHKAIKPSKLLESKQVFPGEKFLLNGDNRCIDMVLEKDAIGEDALRGWLVAAYSVQFDKSSHDLSNSTLLQAYEKMNEVFPVFLKELECKGWHTDRFLDGSGSRFAL; encoded by the exons ATGGATTTCATG GAGAAGCtgaaaatttggaagaaaaaagCAGACAAAGAATGTGAAAGCCCTCCTGTGTTGTGGTTCGAAACCTCTGTATCTGTTTGTCGCCGCTTCCAGTTCGAACCCCATGGCCAACTTTCC GTGACTACCATTGGTGATTCCCGGCCGTTATACCACAAGATAGTTGACTCATTCCTGAATAAATTTTTCCCTTCAGGATATCCGTACAG TGTGAATGAAGGTTACCTCAGATACACACAGTTTCGAGCACTGCAACACACTGCCAGTGCAGCTCTATCTGTGTTATCGACTCAG TCACTGCTATTTGCTGCAGGCTTGCGGCCCACCCCTGCACAAGCAACTGCCGTTAGTTGG ATTTTAAAGGATGGCATGCAACATTTAGGGAATCTCATATGCAGCAATTTAGGTGCAAGAATGGATTCTGAGCCTAAACGTTGGAGAATTTTAG CTGATGTGCTCTATGATATAGGCACTGGTTTGGAAGTGCTCTCTCCTTTATGTCCTCAGCTCTTTCTTGAAATGGCTGGCCTTGGAAATTTTGCCAAG GGGATGGCAGTTGTTGCATCAAGAGCTACGAGATTACCTATATATTCTTCATTCGCTAAAGAAGGAAACCTAAGTGACCTATTTGCTAGAGGGGAAGCTATTTCAACTCTCTTCAATGTTGTTGGAATTGGAGTTGGAATTCAATTAGCCTCGACTGTATGTGCATCAATGCAGGGAAAG TTGGTTGTGGGGCCCCTACTATCATTTATACACATTTACAGCGTTACTGAAGAAATGAGAGCTACTCCTGTCAATACCTTGAATCCACAAAGAACTGCATTGATTGTGGCTGATTTTCTTAAG GCTGGAAACGTATCAAGTCCAGCTGATCTAAGATATCGAGAAGATTTACTATTTCCTCGGAAGCTAATAGAAGATGCTGGAAACGTAAGAGTGGGTAGGGCTTTGCACAAGGCAATTAAGCCTTCAAAGCTTCTTGAATCAAAACAAGTATTCCCTGGGgagaagtttcttttaaatggTGATAATAGGTGCATTGATATGGTATTGGAGAAAGATGCTATTGGTGAAGATGCATTGAGAGGGTGGCTGGTTGCTGCATATTCTGTACAATTTGACAAGTCCTCTCATGATCTCAGTAACAGTACCCTGCTGCAGGCCTATGAGAAAATGAATGAGGTGTTCCCTGTGTTTCTGAAAGAATTAGAGTGCAAAGGGTGGCATACAGATCGTTTTCTGGATGGAAGTGGGAGCCGCTTTGCATTGTAG
- the LOC108326067 gene encoding uncharacterized protein LOC108326067 isoform X1 codes for MKAQIGELRPDYAAIRQNYAAIRQNYAAIRQDLQEIMRMMGARAHNNDEQSGGSQAYVKGNQRRCEEDIGGRVGGDYGGTQTHNHCGDHREVQNQWRKRGELTAFEGLDPLNWINRAERVFELQGVAEEEKVQFADLSMEGSAGYWFRAWKEKAKNRSWDGLKEALVIRFGTIVERLAASKQVATGEEYVQGGEKVRKGSGIEDESSGGRTREAVTERYEAKYCRPDRAGLAEQSEADRYNTDRSRAAEQSDEIEDQSTWGRTSGQWTQSEADRYNSSRSRFAKRSEDIEDQSSWRRTSGKWTQCEADRYKTGQSRVVEWSEVKRNIPGEVAERSEIELDLKQTELSTLSAGGPIQPKAMELHGSIDKEPNGINIVGREPNGIKIVGIEPNGRRGLLDPNVRRPEPNVRGLTEPNGRGRREANGRGLPDPHGRGLTDQNGRGREELNGLIATVKCRTVLLSKRSPSHWPNGLTIRFKGRTVLQSKQPLSTWSNGLTIRMKDEEGKMDVPHREAITGEEWSETYLIQSF; via the coding sequence ATGAAGGCGCAGATAGGGGAGCTACGACCAGATTATGCAGCAATACGCCAAAATTATGCTGCAATACGCCAAAATTATGCTGCAATACGCCAAGATTTGCAAGAAATAATGAGGATGATGGGGGCGCGGGCTCACAACAACGACGAACAATCAGGTGGAAGTCAGGCTTACGTCAAAGGGAACCAGCGACGGTGCGAGGAGGATATTGGAGGGAGAGTGGGTGGCGATTACGGTGGGACCCAAACCCACAATCACTGTGGCGATCACCGGGAGGTGCAAAATCAATGGCGGAAAAGGGGTGAATTAACCGCTTTCGAAGGGTTGGACCCGTTAAACTGGATCAATAGGGCGGAGAGGGTTTTCGAGCTTCAAGGAGTAGCGGAGGAGGAGAAAGTGCAGTTCGCGGACTTAAGCATGGAGGGCAGCGCGGGCTACTGGTTCAGAGCctggaaggagaaagccaagaaCCGTTCCTGGGATGGCTTGAAGGAGGCCCTGGTGATAAGGTTTGGAACCATTGTTGAGCGTTTGGCGGCATCGAAACAGGTAGCGACAGGGGAAGAGTATGTGCAGGGAGGCGAAAAGGTAAGAAAAGGGAGCGGAATAGAAGACGAGTCATCTGGGGGACGAACGCGAGAAGCGGTTACTGAGCGGTACGAGGCCAAGTACTGTAGACCAGACCGAGCGGGATTAGCCGAACAGTCCGAGGCCGATCGCTATAACACAGACAGATCAAGAGCTGCCGAGCAGTCAGACGAAATAGAAGACCAGTCGACATGGGGACGAACGAGCGGTCAGTGGACACAGTCCGAGGCCGATCGCTATAACTCAAGCCGATCGAGATTTGCCAAGCGGTCCGAGGACATAGAAGACCAGTCGTCTTGGAGACGAACGAGTGGTAAGTGGACACAGTGCGAGGCCGATCGCTATAAGACAGGCCAATCGAGGGTTGTCGAGTGGTCTGAGGTCAAGCGCAATATCCCAGGTGAGGTTGCCGAGCGGTCCGAGATAGAATTAGACCTGAAGCAGACGGAGTTGTCCACTCTCTCGGCTGGTGGACCTATTCAGCCAAAAGCGATGGAGCTGCATGGTTCAATAGATAAAGAGCCGAACGGTATAAATATAGTGGGAAGAGAGCCGAACGGTATAAAGATAGTGGGAATTgagccgaacggtagaagagGACTGTTGGATCCGAACGTGAGAAGACCGGAACCGAACGTGAGGGGACTAACAGAACCGAACGGGAGAGGACGTCGGGAAGCCAACGGGAGAGGATTGCCAGATCCGCACGGGAGAGGACTGACGGACCAGAATGGAAGAGGACGGGAGGAACTGAACGGTCTTATAGCTACAGTAAAATGCCGAACGGTTTTACTCTCAAAACGGTCTCCTAGTCAttggccgaacggtcttacaattAGATtcaaaggccgaacggtcttacagtCTAAACAACCTCTCAGTACTTGGTCGAACGGCCTTACCATTAGAATGAAGGATGAGGAGGGAAAGATGGATGTTCCACATCGGGAGGCGATAACAGGGGAAGAATGGTCAGAAACTTACCTTATCCAGAGTTTCTGA